From one Bacillota bacterium genomic stretch:
- a CDS encoding polysaccharide deacetylase family protein, which translates to MEDQGRMALTFDGAPNPPGTVDVLEALRRHSVKATFFMEGHRLEKEASTALRVKAEGHEIGNHSYSHPMFDEIDLDVARMEIEHTDRLLREKVGVETRWFRPPAGQLNDRVRDFIRDLGYDIALWSFSIKDWEGPGPTEVAGRVLAQARPDSICVFHDRIPWVPETLDIVIPELRRRGFRFVKVSELGRRGLVR; encoded by the coding sequence TTGGAAGACCAGGGTCGGATGGCGTTGACGTTCGACGGGGCCCCGAATCCGCCGGGCACCGTGGATGTCCTCGAGGCCCTCAGGCGGCACAGCGTGAAGGCGACCTTCTTCATGGAAGGGCACCGTCTCGAGAAAGAGGCGTCGACCGCCCTGCGGGTCAAGGCCGAGGGCCATGAGATTGGCAATCACAGCTACTCGCATCCCATGTTCGACGAGATCGATCTCGACGTGGCCCGGATGGAGATCGAGCACACCGACCGGCTCCTGAGGGAGAAGGTCGGGGTGGAGACGCGTTGGTTCAGGCCGCCCGCCGGTCAACTGAACGACCGGGTCCGCGACTTCATCCGCGACCTCGGCTACGACATCGCCCTCTGGAGCTTCAGCATCAAGGATTGGGAAGGCCCCGGCCCGACAGAGGTCGCCGGGCGCGTCCTGGCCCAGGCCCGACCGGACAGCATCTGCGTCTTCCACGATCGCATCCCATGGGTCCCGGAGACTCTCGACATCGTCATCCCGGAACTCAGGCGTCGCGGCTTCCGCTTCGTCAAGGTGTCCGAACTCGGCCGT
- a CDS encoding ABC transporter permease has translation MDINQTIWVTGLLMSIRMTTPILFAGMGGLVSSRAGVFNLGLEGMMLFGAFFGYYGSLVTGSPVYGLLLAAVVGVLSGLLLSFFAVKLAVNQVVAGIGLNIVALGLTGYLSRTLIRDGRIPIAKTFAELKVPGLSDLPVIGPLLLGHTVLVYLAILTLAGVAWMLYRTTIGLNLRAVGEDPKTAATVGINVLLYRHAATVLSGVLASVGGAYITLVAVNRFLENIVEGRGWIAMAAVIFGRYTPLGVLGACFLFGAAEALQMLLQVYGVQIPYRIVLMTPYVLTMVVLAGFVGRVTAPAAQGRPYLKE, from the coding sequence GCAGCCGGGCCGGGGTCTTCAACCTCGGCCTGGAAGGGATGATGCTCTTCGGGGCGTTCTTCGGCTACTACGGGTCGCTGGTCACGGGTTCACCGGTCTACGGCCTCTTGCTGGCGGCCGTCGTCGGCGTCCTGTCCGGGCTCCTCCTCAGCTTCTTCGCGGTCAAGCTGGCCGTGAACCAGGTCGTGGCGGGGATCGGCCTGAACATCGTGGCCCTCGGGTTGACCGGCTACCTCTCCAGGACCCTGATCCGTGACGGGAGGATCCCGATCGCCAAGACCTTCGCCGAACTGAAGGTTCCCGGCCTCAGCGACCTGCCGGTCATCGGGCCCCTCCTCCTCGGCCACACGGTCCTCGTCTACCTGGCCATCCTGACCCTGGCCGGGGTGGCCTGGATGCTTTATCGAACGACCATCGGGCTCAATCTGAGGGCTGTCGGCGAGGATCCCAAGACGGCCGCCACCGTGGGCATCAATGTCTTATTGTACCGCCACGCGGCCACCGTCCTCTCGGGGGTCCTGGCCTCGGTCGGCGGGGCCTACATCACCCTGGTCGCCGTGAACCGGTTCCTGGAGAACATCGTCGAGGGCCGCGGCTGGATCGCTATGGCGGCGGTGATCTTCGGCCGCTACACGCCCCTCGGGGTGCTCGGCGCCTGCTTCCTTTTCGGGGCCGCCGAAGCGCTGCAGATGTTGCTGCAAGTCTACGGGGTCCAGATCCCCTACCGGATCGTCCTGATGACCCCATATGTGTTGACCATGGTCGTCCTGGCCGGGTTCGTCGGCCGGGTGACCGCTCCGGCGGCCCAGGGCCGCCCGTACCTTAAAGAGTAG